In one window of Trueperaceae bacterium DNA:
- the nth gene encoding endonuclease III: MLVGLRTLYPDARTELDFRTPFELLVATMLSAQATDVSVNLATPALFAAYPDAPSMAKASAQEIEPYIKTIGLFRTKAKNVVKTAALLVERHGGQVPRIMEELTALPGVGRKTANVVLANAFGVPTIAVDTHVGRVSRRLGFTQNIDPNKVELDLQAIFPRDEWVFLHHGLILHGRRVCSARKPDCAHCLLCADCPSCGKV, from the coding sequence GTGTTGGTCGGGTTGCGCACCCTCTACCCCGACGCACGCACGGAGCTGGATTTCCGCACGCCGTTCGAGCTCCTCGTCGCCACCATGCTCTCCGCTCAGGCCACTGACGTGAGCGTCAACCTCGCCACGCCCGCCCTGTTCGCCGCTTACCCCGACGCGCCCAGCATGGCCAAGGCGAGCGCGCAGGAGATCGAGCCGTACATCAAGACGATCGGCCTCTTCCGCACGAAGGCCAAGAACGTCGTCAAGACGGCCGCGCTCCTCGTCGAGCGCCACGGCGGCCAGGTGCCGCGGATCATGGAGGAGCTCACGGCGCTGCCGGGGGTGGGCCGCAAGACGGCCAACGTCGTGCTGGCGAACGCGTTCGGAGTGCCGACCATCGCGGTCGACACCCACGTGGGGCGCGTCTCCCGGCGCCTCGGTTTCACGCAGAACATTGACCCGAACAAGGTGGAGCTCGACCTCCAGGCCATCTTCCCTCGCGACGAATGGGTGTTCCTCCACCACGGCCTCATCCTCCACGGCCGCCGGGTCTGCTCGGCCCGTAAGCCCGACTGCGCCCACTGCCTCCTCTGCGCTGACTGTCCGTCCTGCGGCAAGGTCTGA
- a CDS encoding type II secretion system F family protein: MPIFEYKVRDRGGKVITGTTEALSQRDVATALRQKGYFVTEIKAPKTGLQSDLKLPKWLDFGSVPNVRDITIFSRQFATVINAGLPVVQSLAILQRQAPKQGLKDALKQVREDVETGQQLSNALARHPRLFNKLYIYLVRAGEVSGNLDGILDRIAAYMEKQAALRGKIKTALTYPTVVLVIALAVTWFLLTGIVPQFAQILDQLGGEMPVITKALIAVSDFLRYQWYILFGLIIAIVVGLVLFYRTKNGRRVLDGFTLRMPIVGTLVQKTAIASFSNTFGLLLRSGVNIIESIDITKGTAGNAIVEDILDETKENVQRGEQISTTLIKYPGVFPPMVSSMISIGEETGAVDHMLQKVADFYEREVDEAVDSLTAALEPMLIVFLGVIVGFIVAGMFLPMFSIIGQLSQ, encoded by the coding sequence ATGCCGATTTTCGAGTACAAGGTCCGTGACAGGGGGGGCAAGGTCATCACGGGCACCACCGAGGCGCTCTCCCAGCGCGACGTGGCTACCGCGCTGCGCCAGAAGGGCTACTTCGTAACGGAGATCAAGGCCCCCAAGACCGGCCTCCAGTCCGACCTCAAACTGCCCAAGTGGCTGGACTTCGGCAGCGTCCCGAACGTCCGCGACATCACGATCTTCTCGCGCCAGTTCGCCACCGTCATCAACGCCGGCCTCCCCGTCGTCCAGAGCCTCGCCATCCTCCAGCGCCAGGCGCCGAAGCAGGGCTTGAAGGACGCCCTCAAGCAGGTGCGCGAGGACGTCGAGACGGGTCAGCAGCTCTCGAACGCGCTCGCCAGGCACCCGCGGCTCTTCAACAAGCTGTACATCTACCTCGTGCGCGCCGGCGAGGTGTCGGGCAACCTGGACGGCATCCTTGACCGCATCGCGGCGTACATGGAGAAGCAGGCCGCCCTGCGCGGCAAGATCAAGACGGCGCTTACGTACCCGACGGTCGTGCTCGTGATCGCCCTGGCCGTAACGTGGTTCCTGCTCACCGGCATCGTCCCCCAGTTCGCGCAGATCCTGGACCAGCTCGGCGGCGAGATGCCCGTGATCACCAAGGCGCTCATCGCCGTCTCCGACTTCCTGCGTTACCAGTGGTACATCCTCTTCGGCCTGATCATCGCGATCGTCGTCGGGCTCGTCCTCTTCTACCGGACCAAGAACGGCAGGCGCGTGCTGGACGGCTTCACGCTGCGCATGCCCATCGTTGGCACCCTCGTGCAGAAGACGGCCATCGCGAGCTTCTCCAACACCTTCGGGCTGCTCCTGCGCTCGGGCGTCAACATCATCGAGTCCATCGACATCACTAAGGGCACGGCCGGCAACGCCATCGTGGAGGACATCCTCGACGAGACGAAGGAGAACGTGCAGCGTGGCGAGCAGATCAGCACGACGCTGATCAAGTACCCGGGCGTGTTCCCGCCGATGGTCTCGTCGATGATCTCGATCGGCGAGGAGACCGGCGCCGTCGACCACATGCTGCAGAAGGTCGCCGACTTCTACGAGCGCGAGGTCGACGAGGCCGTCGACAGCCTGACCGCCGCGCTCGAGCCCATGCTCATCGTGTTCCTCGGCGTCATCGTCGGCTTCATCGTGGCCGGCATGTTCCTGCCGATGTTCTCGATCATCGGGCAGTTGAGCCAGTAA